One Haloterrigena salifodinae DNA window includes the following coding sequences:
- a CDS encoding GMC family oxidoreductase, translated as MVQQLDPVDVVTIGAGWTGGIVAKELTQNDYQVVSLERGGERETENFFTVHDELGYALRYKLMQDLSKETITFRNSVDEPALPMRRYGAFLPGSGEGGAGVHWNGQTWRFLPYDFEIESRTIDEYGEEKIPENMQLQDWGISYEELEPYYDTFEYTAGIAGQAGNIEGEVQDLGNPYEGPRSREYPLPPMMETPVLERFKETTAELGYEPFQAPSANLTEQYTNPDGVQQGQCQYCGYCERFGCEWGAKASPITTVLPAAQETGNYELRTHSDVVELLYNEDAQEVEGVRYVDRKTGQVYEQPADVVALTAYVLNNVRLLLLSDIGEPYDPETGEGTVGKNYCYQNFQASARGFFDDEEWNLYMGAGALGASIDDFNGDNFDHSDLDFLHGGNISLNQTGDRPIANNPVPEGTPSWGSEFKAQSIDNYHSSVSIAAQGSVLPFRENYLDLDPNYTDQYGRPLLRMTFDWREQDRNLVEYIGPYLEEIMDEMGADTIDANTSLEGSFDITPYQSTHNTGGAIMGSDPAESVVNNYLQCWDASNLFIPGASAFAHNSGYNPTGTVGALAFRAAEGIQEYLDEPEQLAAPES; from the coding sequence ATGGTCCAGCAGCTCGATCCCGTCGACGTGGTGACCATCGGCGCGGGCTGGACCGGCGGCATCGTCGCCAAGGAACTCACCCAGAACGACTATCAGGTCGTGAGCCTGGAGCGGGGCGGCGAACGCGAGACGGAGAACTTCTTCACGGTCCACGACGAGCTGGGGTACGCGCTTCGATACAAGCTGATGCAGGACCTCTCGAAGGAGACGATCACCTTCAGAAATTCGGTCGACGAACCCGCGCTGCCGATGCGCCGGTACGGCGCGTTCCTCCCCGGCTCGGGCGAGGGCGGCGCGGGCGTCCACTGGAACGGCCAGACCTGGCGCTTCCTCCCCTACGACTTCGAAATCGAGTCGCGGACGATCGACGAGTACGGCGAAGAGAAGATCCCCGAGAACATGCAGCTGCAGGACTGGGGGATCAGTTACGAGGAACTCGAGCCCTACTACGACACCTTCGAGTACACCGCCGGCATCGCGGGCCAAGCGGGGAACATCGAGGGAGAGGTTCAGGACCTGGGCAACCCCTACGAGGGACCGCGCTCGCGGGAGTACCCCCTCCCGCCGATGATGGAGACCCCGGTCCTCGAGCGGTTCAAGGAAACGACCGCGGAACTCGGCTACGAACCGTTTCAGGCACCATCGGCCAACCTCACGGAACAGTACACGAATCCGGACGGCGTCCAGCAGGGGCAGTGTCAGTACTGCGGCTACTGCGAGCGCTTCGGCTGCGAGTGGGGCGCGAAGGCCTCGCCGATCACCACCGTCTTGCCCGCCGCACAGGAGACTGGGAACTACGAACTGCGGACTCACTCCGACGTGGTGGAACTGCTGTACAACGAGGACGCACAGGAGGTCGAGGGCGTCCGGTACGTCGATCGGAAGACGGGTCAGGTGTACGAACAGCCGGCCGACGTCGTCGCGCTGACCGCTTACGTGCTGAACAACGTCCGGCTCCTGTTGCTGTCGGACATCGGCGAGCCGTACGATCCCGAAACCGGCGAGGGAACCGTCGGGAAGAACTACTGTTACCAGAACTTCCAGGCGAGCGCCCGCGGGTTCTTCGACGACGAGGAGTGGAACCTCTACATGGGCGCCGGCGCGTTGGGCGCGTCGATCGACGACTTCAACGGCGACAACTTCGATCACTCGGACCTGGACTTCCTCCACGGCGGGAACATCTCCCTGAATCAGACCGGCGACCGACCGATCGCCAACAACCCGGTCCCCGAGGGAACTCCCTCTTGGGGATCGGAGTTCAAGGCGCAGAGCATCGACAACTACCACAGTTCGGTCTCGATCGCCGCGCAGGGCTCGGTGCTCCCCTTCCGGGAGAACTACCTCGATCTCGATCCCAACTACACCGATCAGTACGGCCGACCGCTCCTTCGGATGACCTTCGACTGGCGCGAGCAGGACCGGAACCTGGTCGAGTACATCGGGCCCTACCTCGAGGAGATCATGGATGAGATGGGCGCCGATACGATCGACGCGAACACCAGTCTGGAGGGGAGCTTCGACATCACGCCCTACCAGTCCACCCACAACACGGGCGGCGCGATCATGGGGTCCGATCCCGCGGAGTCGGTCGTGAACAACTACCTGCAGTGCTGGGACGCGAGCAACCTCTTCATCCCCGGCGCCTCCGCCTTCGCGCACAACAGCGGCTACAACCCGACCGGCACTGTCGGCGCGCTGGCGTTCCGCGCAGCCGAGGGAATCCAGGAGTATCTGGACGAACCGGAGCAGCTAGCGGCTCCCGAGTCGTAG
- a CDS encoding N-acyl homoserine lactonase family protein gives MVDASITPIDRGTITADSNNIVEGFSLGSAADPNPETVMADGPVYNVVIDHPEATILWDTGSHPDAADGHWPEELYAAFEHSGLRPLEDDLADAGYDVDDVDAVIQTHLHLDHAGGLYAFEGTDVPIYVHERELKYAYYSAKTDAGDEAYVAGDFDRDLNWKIVHGDREQHFADLEFVRLPGHTPGLLGLILELEDAGTVVLAGDQAYTRANYHDERPMGGQLLWSKRHWLESLRTVQEIERRRDATVICGHDGDDLETLRGL, from the coding sequence ATGGTCGACGCATCCATCACTCCGATCGACCGCGGGACGATCACCGCCGACAGCAACAACATCGTCGAGGGCTTTTCCCTGGGATCGGCCGCCGATCCGAACCCCGAGACGGTGATGGCCGACGGCCCCGTCTACAACGTCGTCATCGATCACCCCGAGGCGACGATCCTCTGGGACACCGGCTCCCACCCCGACGCCGCCGACGGCCACTGGCCCGAGGAACTCTACGCCGCCTTCGAACACAGCGGCCTGCGACCGCTCGAGGACGACCTCGCGGACGCGGGCTACGACGTCGACGACGTCGACGCGGTGATCCAGACGCACCTTCACCTCGATCACGCGGGCGGGCTCTACGCCTTCGAGGGAACCGACGTACCGATCTACGTCCACGAGCGCGAACTGAAGTACGCCTACTACAGCGCCAAGACCGACGCGGGCGACGAGGCCTACGTCGCCGGCGACTTCGACCGCGACCTGAACTGGAAGATCGTCCATGGCGACCGCGAACAACACTTCGCGGACCTCGAGTTCGTCCGCCTCCCCGGTCACACGCCGGGGTTGCTCGGTCTCATCCTCGAACTCGAGGACGCCGGGACTGTCGTCCTCGCGGGCGATCAGGCCTATACGCGAGCGAACTACCACGACGAGCGACCGATGGGCGGCCAACTGCTCTGGAGTAAACGCCACTGGCTCGAGAGCCTGCGGACCGTCCAGGAGATCGAACGCCGCCGCGACGCGACCGTGATCTGCGGCCACGACGGCGATGACCTCGAGACGCTTCGCGGATTGTAA
- a CDS encoding ABC transporter ATP-binding protein codes for MTDTILEIDDLNVYYGKSHALRGVSLSIEAGEIYGVIGPNGAGKTTMLNAVAGFIEYEGTIRYDGADLARVPPQQIVRDGLIYCTEDRDLFPYFSVHENLLMGAQFRDDRDGVRADLDVIYDLFPRLDDRREQEAETMSGGEQQMLAIGRALMSDPDVLMLDEPTLGLAPVIIQDIGDALEQLNQEEGLTIFLAEQNSTFALKHAERLSLIETGEIELAGTSAEFHDNEYVREAYVGVH; via the coding sequence ATGACCGACACGATACTCGAAATCGACGACCTCAACGTCTACTACGGCAAGTCACACGCATTGAGAGGCGTCTCGCTGTCGATCGAGGCGGGCGAGATCTACGGCGTGATCGGCCCCAACGGGGCCGGAAAGACGACCATGCTCAACGCCGTCGCCGGCTTCATCGAGTACGAGGGAACGATCCGGTACGACGGCGCGGACCTCGCTCGAGTGCCGCCCCAGCAGATCGTCAGGGACGGTCTCATCTACTGCACCGAGGACCGGGACCTGTTCCCGTACTTCTCGGTCCACGAGAACCTGCTGATGGGCGCCCAGTTCCGTGACGATCGCGACGGAGTTCGAGCTGACCTCGACGTGATCTACGACCTGTTCCCGCGGCTCGACGACCGGCGCGAACAGGAGGCCGAGACGATGAGCGGCGGGGAGCAACAGATGCTCGCCATCGGCCGCGCGCTCATGAGCGACCCCGACGTCCTGATGCTCGACGAGCCGACGCTCGGGCTCGCGCCGGTCATCATCCAGGACATCGGCGACGCGCTCGAGCAACTGAACCAGGAGGAGGGGCTGACAATCTTCCTCGCCGAGCAGAACTCGACGTTCGCGCTGAAACACGCCGAGCGGCTCTCGCTGATCGAAACCGGCGAGATCGAACTCGCCGGAACGTCCGCGGAGTTCCACGACAACGAGTACGTCCGCGAGGCGTACGTCGGCGTTCACTGA
- a CDS encoding ABC transporter ATP-binding protein produces the protein MTLLEVDGLTKTFGGLVAVDDFSLSVERGEIVGLIGPNGSGKSTVFNCIMGLYDVTEGRIRFDGADITDDATHEVVNQGLSRVSQESNPIDSMSVADNIGLFTLPNSVFSLYGGASEAEIREYAARIDIEDDLDQMPGELPHADVRRLEIAKALATEPELLLLDEPFAGMNQAEIAELSAQIEGFREEGMTMVVVDHNMGGLMDLVDRVVVLNNGDFLAAGSPDAIAENERVQEAYLAGEGL, from the coding sequence GTGACCCTCCTCGAGGTCGACGGCCTCACGAAGACGTTCGGCGGCCTGGTTGCCGTCGACGACTTCTCGCTGTCCGTCGAGCGCGGCGAGATCGTCGGCCTGATCGGGCCGAACGGGTCGGGGAAGTCGACGGTGTTCAACTGCATCATGGGCCTCTACGACGTCACCGAGGGACGGATCCGGTTCGACGGCGCGGACATCACCGACGACGCGACCCACGAGGTGGTCAATCAGGGCCTCTCGAGAGTCTCCCAGGAGTCGAACCCGATCGACTCGATGTCGGTCGCCGACAACATCGGGCTGTTCACGCTGCCCAACAGCGTCTTCTCGCTGTACGGCGGCGCGAGCGAGGCGGAGATCCGTGAGTACGCCGCGCGCATCGATATCGAGGACGACCTCGACCAGATGCCGGGCGAACTGCCCCACGCCGACGTCCGCCGGCTCGAGATCGCCAAGGCGCTGGCGACCGAACCCGAGTTGTTGTTGCTCGACGAGCCCTTCGCCGGGATGAACCAGGCGGAGATCGCCGAGCTGTCGGCCCAGATCGAAGGCTTCCGCGAGGAGGGGATGACGATGGTCGTCGTCGACCACAACATGGGTGGCCTGATGGATCTGGTCGACCGCGTCGTCGTGCTCAACAACGGCGACTTCCTCGCGGCGGGTAGCCCCGACGCGATCGCCGAGAACGAGCGCGTCCAGGAAGCGTACCTCGCCGGGGAGGGACTGTAA
- a CDS encoding branched-chain amino acid ABC transporter permease: MSERVRRIGRLRSTVRQTILPPSRRAAARVLSPIDRVLQPGANLFNRFLGSYVGEVTGLQLGLLVAALVALATVPMWAPLFVGNYMRTLAVACIWSIFAMGWDIQSGYTGYISFGHSALSAAAGYTTALLAVNLSPVPSFWVTIPVSILAALVLGLLIGLPSLRLSGPYFSLVTFVAVLLFYRLTIGFSETLGGENGFQAVEVFTWDFTERYYLMLVPMLLVAAALTVVARSNVGTVLVAIRENERAVSAAGLDPTKFKLWSFALSSITMGIGGVLLAHFGGNVDPTTFVVVDRSIEMIAMAVIGGMSSVLGPIGGAFLFVLLRDEILRLWFGHSTRWVMLWLLVLLVLVFARNGLFRWIWHAVGAVGGDRE, translated from the coding sequence ATGAGTGAACGCGTCAGACGGATCGGACGGCTGCGAAGTACGGTTCGGCAAACGATCTTGCCCCCGAGCAGGCGGGCCGCCGCCCGCGTCCTCTCGCCGATCGACCGCGTGCTGCAACCCGGCGCGAACCTCTTCAACCGGTTCCTCGGCTCGTACGTCGGCGAGGTGACGGGGCTCCAGCTGGGGCTGCTCGTCGCGGCGCTCGTCGCGCTCGCGACCGTTCCGATGTGGGCGCCGCTGTTCGTCGGCAACTACATGCGGACGCTCGCGGTTGCCTGCATCTGGTCGATCTTCGCGATGGGCTGGGACATCCAGAGCGGCTACACCGGCTATATCAGCTTCGGCCACTCGGCATTGTCGGCCGCGGCCGGCTACACGACGGCGCTGTTAGCCGTCAACCTCAGCCCGGTGCCGAGCTTCTGGGTCACCATCCCGGTCTCGATCCTCGCGGCGCTAGTGCTGGGCCTGCTCATCGGCCTGCCCTCGCTGCGCCTGTCGGGGCCGTACTTCTCGCTCGTCACGTTCGTCGCCGTGCTCCTGTTCTACCGGCTGACGATCGGGTTCAGTGAGACCCTCGGCGGCGAAAACGGGTTCCAGGCGGTCGAGGTGTTCACCTGGGACTTCACCGAGCGGTACTACCTCATGCTCGTCCCGATGTTACTCGTCGCGGCCGCGCTCACCGTCGTCGCCAGATCGAACGTCGGGACCGTGCTCGTCGCGATCCGCGAGAACGAACGCGCCGTGTCGGCGGCCGGGCTCGACCCGACGAAGTTCAAGCTCTGGTCGTTCGCGCTCAGTTCGATCACGATGGGGATCGGCGGCGTCCTGCTGGCCCACTTCGGCGGGAACGTCGACCCCACGACCTTCGTCGTCGTCGACCGAAGCATCGAGATGATCGCGATGGCGGTCATCGGCGGCATGAGCTCCGTCCTCGGCCCGATCGGCGGCGCGTTCCTCTTCGTGCTGTTGCGCGACGAGATCCTGCGGCTGTGGTTCGGCCACTCGACGCGCTGGGTCATGCTCTGGCTGCTGGTCCTGCTCGTCCTCGTGTTCGCCCGCAATGGGCTCTTCCGCTGGATCTGGCACGCCGTCGGCGCGGTCGGAGGTGATCGCGAGTGA
- a CDS encoding branched-chain amino acid ABC transporter permease — MLDSLLSILITGAMISALYALIAIGFTMIFGVGGVLNLAHGALIMAGAYVFVILNRDVIWESVALPRLLVFPLAVGVIGLASYGLYAGLVRYIEDDPVITFLATVVVATMTTEIALGIFGDQPYAYTVVRGQASIAGTSVSYNDLAGFVLSWIAIGLLWYYITQTDGGRSILAASMSERGAQLTGVDLHSVRTRTWLIAGGLAGLAGIFLGGDQAATPLMWLNPLALAFIIVVIGGIGSIKGSIIAAYLIGYTETLTVSMLGQSFRGILSLVILLVVLFLLPQGLYGREYVHE, encoded by the coding sequence ATGCTCGACTCGCTCCTCTCGATACTGATCACCGGCGCGATGATCAGCGCCCTCTACGCGCTCATCGCCATCGGGTTCACCATGATCTTCGGCGTCGGCGGCGTGTTGAACCTCGCTCACGGCGCCCTCATCATGGCCGGCGCGTACGTGTTCGTGATCCTCAACCGCGACGTGATCTGGGAGTCGGTCGCCTTACCGCGACTCCTCGTCTTCCCGCTCGCGGTCGGCGTTATCGGGCTGGCGTCGTACGGGCTGTACGCCGGACTGGTCCGCTACATCGAGGACGATCCCGTGATCACGTTCCTCGCGACGGTCGTCGTCGCCACCATGACGACCGAAATCGCGCTCGGAATCTTCGGCGACCAGCCGTACGCCTACACGGTCGTCCGCGGCCAGGCCAGCATCGCGGGCACGTCCGTCTCGTACAACGATCTGGCCGGCTTCGTTCTCTCCTGGATCGCCATCGGGCTGCTGTGGTACTACATCACCCAGACCGACGGCGGTCGCTCCATCCTCGCCGCGTCGATGAGCGAGCGGGGTGCACAGCTCACCGGCGTCGATCTCCACTCCGTCCGGACCCGAACGTGGCTGATCGCCGGCGGGCTCGCGGGCCTCGCGGGGATCTTCCTCGGCGGGGACCAGGCCGCCACGCCGCTGATGTGGCTGAACCCGCTCGCACTGGCCTTCATCATCGTGGTGATCGGCGGTATCGGCTCGATCAAAGGGTCGATCATCGCCGCCTACCTGATCGGCTACACCGAGACGCTGACCGTCTCGATGCTGGGACAGAGCTTCCGCGGGATCCTCTCGCTGGTCATCCTACTAGTCGTACTGTTCCTGCTTCCGCAGGGGCTGTACGGGAGGGAATACGTCCATGAGTGA
- a CDS encoding ABC transporter substrate-binding protein — MDNDDNNTLRSDRTGKISVGRRRFIGAAGAGAVATTFAGCIGGGGDEGFTIGHLAPLENTQGIGSERSAELAAEEINEEGGIRDEDVEIVSANTRTDPSTAQDEASRLINQENVDLLVGTFSSEVSLNIMDMIAENNVPYIVTGSASPAIIENSTGSDYEANKNIFRSGPINSHFQAEAMGGYADYLSDHHGWNSFAYLADDAAWTDPFTNNLPGELESRGYDVVYESELSTGIDDFSTVMDDLESEDPDAVFRFFAHIIATDMLASWHQRQSEFGIEGIHVASMTPDFYELSQETATFETTSQSGAAGTTDITDKTLDFVDAYQSFTEGDDDAPDLPMYMGFNTYDAIYLYREAVEEAGTADYESDLDGIVDAMLGLEYTGTTGEISFYGEDDEYPHDVQEERGENDEITNFPITQWQPGGGLECVYPEQYRTADHVQPEWMG, encoded by the coding sequence ATGGATAACGACGATAACAATACGCTCAGATCAGATAGAACTGGTAAGATTTCCGTCGGACGTCGGCGGTTCATCGGCGCCGCGGGTGCCGGCGCCGTAGCGACGACGTTCGCCGGCTGTATCGGGGGCGGCGGCGACGAGGGGTTTACGATCGGTCACCTCGCGCCGCTGGAGAACACGCAGGGGATCGGCTCCGAGCGGAGCGCCGAACTGGCGGCCGAAGAGATCAACGAGGAGGGTGGGATCCGGGACGAGGACGTCGAAATCGTAAGCGCGAATACGCGCACGGACCCGTCGACGGCACAGGACGAGGCGTCGCGGCTGATCAACCAGGAGAACGTCGATTTACTCGTCGGCACCTTCTCCAGTGAGGTCTCGCTCAACATCATGGACATGATCGCCGAGAACAACGTCCCGTATATCGTCACCGGGTCGGCTTCGCCGGCGATCATCGAGAACTCCACCGGCTCGGACTACGAGGCGAACAAGAACATCTTCCGCTCCGGCCCGATCAACTCGCACTTCCAGGCCGAGGCGATGGGCGGCTACGCCGACTACCTCTCGGACCACCACGGCTGGAACTCGTTCGCGTATCTGGCGGACGACGCCGCGTGGACGGACCCGTTCACGAATAACCTGCCCGGCGAGCTGGAATCGCGCGGCTACGACGTCGTCTACGAGTCGGAGCTGTCGACCGGCATCGACGATTTCAGCACGGTGATGGACGACCTCGAGTCCGAAGATCCGGACGCCGTCTTCCGCTTTTTCGCCCACATTATCGCGACGGACATGCTCGCGAGTTGGCACCAGCGCCAGTCAGAGTTCGGCATCGAAGGGATCCACGTCGCGTCCATGACGCCCGACTTCTATGAACTCTCTCAGGAGACTGCGACCTTCGAGACGACCTCGCAGTCGGGCGCCGCCGGCACGACCGACATCACGGACAAGACCCTCGACTTCGTCGACGCGTACCAGTCGTTCACTGAGGGTGATGACGACGCGCCCGACCTCCCGATGTATATGGGGTTCAACACCTACGACGCGATCTACCTGTACCGGGAGGCCGTCGAGGAGGCCGGCACGGCCGACTACGAGAGCGACCTCGACGGCATCGTCGACGCGATGCTCGGGCTGGAGTACACGGGGACCACCGGCGAGATCTCGTTCTACGGCGAGGACGACGAGTACCCCCACGACGTCCAGGAGGAGCGCGGTGAGAACGACGAGATCACGAACTTCCCGATCACCCAGTGGCAACCCGGGGGCGGCCTCGAGTGCGTCTACCCCGAACAGTACCGGACGGCAGACCACGTACAACCCGAGTGGATGGGCTAG
- a CDS encoding MBL fold metallo-hydrolase, producing the protein MDRIRLGNEEFEGRNNAYVLADDDDLALVDTGIATPGVREDLRDGLAERGYAFADVDDIVLTHFHVDHAGLAGEIQAESDATVYVHEADAPLVEGDSDAVAAVERRRRELLEEWGVPEDPRAELLDFFEAASHIEGEPADVTPIADGDVLEVGGRRLEGVHAPGHAAGLCCFELDGGREAVVGDALLPVYTPNVGGADVRVDRPLKRYLHALERLADRDYDRVWPGHRDPIEDPTARAREIIDHHRERAGKVVDVLDEHGPADAWTVSEHLFGDLEGIHILHGPGEAFAHLDHLRHEGAVTLEDGAYRLVTERVSPQEIV; encoded by the coding sequence CCTACGTGCTCGCAGATGACGACGACCTCGCGCTCGTCGATACTGGGATCGCGACGCCGGGCGTGCGCGAGGACTTGCGGGACGGACTGGCCGAGCGCGGCTACGCGTTCGCGGATGTCGACGACATCGTGCTGACGCACTTCCACGTCGATCACGCGGGGCTGGCCGGCGAGATTCAGGCCGAAAGCGACGCGACAGTTTACGTCCACGAGGCCGACGCACCGCTGGTCGAGGGCGATAGCGACGCGGTGGCCGCCGTCGAGCGACGCCGTCGGGAACTGCTCGAGGAGTGGGGCGTCCCCGAGGACCCACGGGCGGAGTTGCTGGACTTTTTCGAGGCGGCGTCGCACATCGAGGGCGAACCTGCTGACGTCACACCGATCGCGGACGGAGACGTCCTCGAGGTTGGCGGCCGTCGACTCGAGGGGGTTCACGCGCCGGGTCACGCGGCGGGACTCTGCTGTTTCGAACTGGACGGCGGCCGCGAGGCCGTTGTCGGCGACGCTCTCCTGCCGGTGTACACGCCCAATGTCGGGGGCGCCGACGTCCGCGTCGATCGGCCGCTGAAGCGGTACCTGCACGCGCTCGAACGATTAGCAGACCGCGACTACGACCGCGTCTGGCCCGGCCACCGAGACCCGATCGAGGATCCGACCGCCCGCGCCCGCGAGATCATCGATCACCACCGCGAGCGGGCGGGGAAGGTCGTCGACGTGCTGGACGAACACGGCCCGGCCGACGCCTGGACGGTGAGCGAACACCTGTTCGGCGACCTCGAGGGGATCCACATCCTCCATGGACCCGGCGAGGCCTTCGCCCACCTCGATCACCTCCGTCACGAAGGAGCGGTTACCCTCGAAGACGGCGCGTATCGACTGGTTACCGAGCGCGTTTCTCCGCAAGAGATCGTCTGA